In one window of Haliaeetus albicilla chromosome W, bHalAlb1.1, whole genome shotgun sequence DNA:
- the LOC138683398 gene encoding LOW QUALITY PROTEIN: uncharacterized protein (The sequence of the model RefSeq protein was modified relative to this genomic sequence to represent the inferred CDS: deleted 1 base in 1 codon): MCRKNNTKYWREFKIDVVIPTTQPIVVLSPKTFEIGPYVIRNTGLQQMLFNPAWSLKQVELSLQNNVSDIQPACSPFLRTSYEGWTTWLQKRTLPIRRTRRDLTGVLGTGLGVLNSIDSEVIMNKLATSVSDLAKLQQPLRSSLLALGTNQWLLSNILPKWEKVNVRDHELITDALGVIQNNLSLALSCIQAQIWTQSVAASIIREGEEGILPTEIRKIIWDSATDFEKELQSWWNLVNFTYDPVTNLATIFVLTIYNATIYPIYPIIALGLNHNGTILCPSEHRVWARKVDEKWQTVNLESCIVREQQGFVCEGNAIEAQDICLDTEQNICHFEIHPNENPETVLYVYIYIGKGCVCLRTVCDSLSVDEVVVETKNHSNFCVCNCTKIVGCDFSYSAPVTSHQLLQSNYMLTDELLPIPIGMNLTLVKQLLQHKDLVEILGKIRENGQKTLITVHHDVKEIHRVLERVQKDAEHRWRDTLFGWSPTATGILNTLCHPIVVLLILVLISLVLSAVLYAITWKMMTRLTRLHIICLMSHPM; encoded by the exons ATGTGTCgtaaaaataacactaaataCTGGAGAGAATTTAAAATAGATGTTGTAATACCTACTACTCAACCAATTGTCGTGCTTAGcccaaaaacctttgaaatTGGACCATATGTGATCAGAAATACGGGCCTACAACAAATGTTGTTTAACCCGGCATGGTCTCTCAAGCAAGTTGAATTGTCGTTGCAGAACAATGTTTCAGACATTCAGCCAGCTTGCTCACCTTTCCTAAGGACCTCTTACGAGGGATGGACAACCTGGCTGCAAAAACGAACTCTTCCCATAAGAAGAACACGGAGAGACCTAACCGGTGTTTTGGGAACAGGATTGGGAGTTTTAAATAGCATCGATTCGGAAGTAATAATGAACAAGTTGGCTACCTCAGTTAGTGATTTGGCTAAATTACAACAGCCTTTGCGATCTTCTTTATTGGCTTTAGGGACTAACCAGTGGCTGTTGTCAAATATATTaccaaaatgggaaaaggtaAATGTAAGGGACCACGAGTTGATTACTGATGCACTTGGGGTGATCCAAAATAACCTCTCTTTGGCTCTCAGTTGTATCCAGGCTCAAATATGGACGCAGTCGGTAGCCGCCTCAATTataagagaaggtgaagaaggTATCCTCCCCACTGAAATTCGGAAAATAATTTGGGACAGTGCCACTGATTTTGAGAAGGAACTCCAATCCTGGTGGAATCTGGTGAACTTTACTTATGATCCCGTTACAAACCTAGCTACAATTTTTGTGCTTACTATATATAATGCTACCATATACCCAATTTATCCCATTATCGCATTAGGGTTGAACCACAACGGAACTATACTCTGTCCCTCTGAGCATAGAGTATGGGCCCGAAAGGTGGATGAAAAATGGCAAACTGTTAATTTGGAATCTTGTATTGTACGAGAACAACAAGGATTTGTTTGTGAAGGTAATGCAATTGAGGCGCAAGATATTTGTTTAGATACTGAACAAAATATCTGCCATTTTGAGATTCATCCTAATGAAAACCCTGAAACAGTActc tatgtatatatatatatcggCAAAGGCTGTGTATGTTTGAGGACTGTTTGTGACTCTCTATCTGTAGATGAGGTAGTTGTAGAGACTAAAAATCATtcaaatttctgtgtttgtaattGTACTAAGATTGTCGGATGTGATTTTTCCTATTCGGCCCCGGTCACATCCCACCAACTTTTGCAATCTAACTATATGTTGACTGATGAATTGTTACCTATACCCATTGGAATGAATCTCACTTTGGTAAAACAGTTATTACAACACAAGGATTTGGTTGAGATTTTGGGAAAAATTAGGGAAAACGGACAGAAAACCTTAATAACTGTTCATCATGATGTGAAAGAAATACACCGAGTTTTAGAAAGAGTGCAAAAGGATGCAGAACATAGATGGCGGGACACACTTTTCGGATGGTCGCCTACTGCTACAGGCATCCTGAACACGTTGTGCCACCCCATCGTGGTTCTCTTGATATTGGTTTTGATCAGTTTGGTTTTGTCAGCAGTATTGTATGCCATAACCTGGAAAATGATGACTCGGTTAACACGTTTACATATAATATGCTTGATGTCCCATCCAATGTAG